In Halobaculum halobium, a genomic segment contains:
- a CDS encoding alkaline phosphatase family protein, which translates to MRGRDRSILLLLLDGAADRPASELDGSTPLEAAETPNLDRLAAAGINGTMHVADPGVPLSSDLAHTRLFGYDPAEVPGRGVLEARGFGREPPAGSVVCSASFASLDAATGSRVADRHLAVDAEEFPALAERSGVASVDVPVVEGCTVEFEYTWKNRGLVTITADTVVSPAVTDVDPFEAGLPVVASEPTREAADPAAARRTADALQAYTRSTRSALANVPGPADAVLSKWAATPTRVESFRARHGLDAASVTPKPVLTGLARTLGMTHVEPPEGYDARADRALDALADHQFVHVHYPEPDEVSHAAGPTEKRDELSAIDASLSPVVERVRDDPDLVTVVTADHTTPSTEDVVHSGEPVPVTMVADPVRVDDVEAVGERPAARGGFRDVRGRELLKAARAAADRVMLDGLRRTPAVRDYPTGEVRPLWPQGE; encoded by the coding sequence ATGCGCGGGAGAGACCGATCGATCCTCCTGTTGCTGCTCGACGGCGCGGCGGACCGACCCGCGTCGGAACTGGACGGGAGCACACCGCTTGAGGCGGCCGAGACCCCGAACCTGGACCGGCTCGCGGCGGCGGGGATCAACGGCACGATGCACGTCGCCGACCCGGGCGTGCCGCTATCGAGTGATCTCGCGCACACCCGGCTGTTCGGCTACGACCCAGCCGAGGTTCCGGGCCGCGGCGTGCTGGAGGCGCGCGGCTTCGGCCGGGAACCGCCGGCCGGGAGCGTCGTCTGCTCGGCGTCGTTTGCGTCGCTCGACGCCGCCACCGGGAGCCGCGTCGCGGACCGTCACCTCGCGGTCGACGCCGAGGAGTTTCCCGCGCTCGCCGAGCGGTCCGGCGTCGCCTCGGTCGACGTTCCCGTCGTCGAGGGATGTACGGTCGAGTTCGAATACACGTGGAAGAACCGGGGACTGGTGACGATTACTGCGGACACGGTGGTGTCCCCGGCGGTCACCGACGTGGACCCCTTCGAGGCGGGGCTACCGGTGGTCGCGAGCGAGCCCACGCGCGAGGCGGCCGATCCGGCGGCCGCACGGCGGACGGCCGACGCGCTGCAGGCGTACACGCGTTCGACGCGGTCGGCGCTGGCGAACGTACCAGGGCCGGCCGACGCGGTGCTCTCGAAGTGGGCAGCGACGCCGACGCGCGTCGAGTCGTTCCGTGCGCGCCACGGGCTCGACGCGGCGAGCGTGACGCCCAAACCGGTGTTGACCGGGCTCGCGCGCACACTCGGGATGACCCACGTCGAGCCGCCCGAGGGGTACGACGCGCGAGCGGATCGAGCGCTCGACGCGCTCGCGGACCACCAGTTCGTCCACGTCCACTACCCAGAGCCGGACGAGGTGTCCCACGCCGCCGGCCCGACAGAGAAGCGCGACGAGCTGTCGGCGATCGACGCGTCGCTGTCACCGGTTGTCGAGCGCGTCAGAGACGATCCCGACCTGGTCACGGTCGTCACCGCCGATCACACCACCCCGAGCACCGAGGACGTGGTTCACTCGGGCGAACCGGTCCCGGTGACGATGGTCGCCGACCCCGTCCGGGTCGACGACGTGGAGGCGGTGGGCGAGCGGCCGGCAGCCCGAGGCGGATTTCGGGACGTTCGTGGTCGAGAGTTGTTGAAAGCCGCCCGTGCGGCCGCCGACCGCGTCATGCTCGACGGCCTCCGGCGGACGCCGGCGGTCCGCGACTATCCGACAGGGGAGGTGAGACCGCTGTGGCCCCAGGGGGAGTGA
- a CDS encoding acyl-CoA dehydrogenase family protein has protein sequence MTTFPEDDALAGEFAVPDDVRPVVDRVIEFIEEEVLPYEEEHADHIGGPLDYLDDDGLMKPETRAMQAEIRKRSADEGLYALHLPEEVGGGGLSNREHFYVQEAVFRYGTGHGSSVARAMMAWTEGPSPALLHLDDDQREEWLRPLVEGRKTACIGITEPGAGSDVTAISTTAERDGDGWVLNGDKRYITNGPFADTAQILAKVAGADGSAHETMGMFLVDTDNPGYEVGEPNLNIMMDGITSDVHLRDCRVDGDQLVGDVGDGLPLALSWVNWRRAGRAGMCAGMGRYLLDRMLTYAKDRETFGEPIGSNQAVQWPIVETATEIHALREFGTALLGAYDAEANLHDLQQSATARRKLSMLKYYPEDRLFDWADRAIQVLGGYGLMRAGGVERVFRVARNLRIPAGTTEVQKRTIAKTLGLE, from the coding sequence ATGACGACGTTCCCCGAGGACGACGCGCTCGCCGGCGAGTTTGCGGTTCCGGACGACGTACGACCGGTCGTCGACCGAGTGATCGAGTTCATCGAGGAGGAGGTGCTGCCGTACGAGGAGGAACACGCCGACCACATCGGCGGGCCGCTGGACTACCTCGACGACGACGGCCTGATGAAGCCCGAGACGCGGGCGATGCAAGCGGAGATCCGCAAACGGAGCGCCGACGAGGGGCTGTACGCGCTCCATCTCCCTGAGGAAGTTGGCGGCGGCGGCCTCTCGAACCGCGAGCACTTCTACGTGCAGGAGGCGGTGTTCCGCTACGGGACGGGCCACGGGTCGAGTGTCGCGCGGGCGATGATGGCGTGGACCGAGGGGCCATCGCCCGCGCTGTTGCACCTCGACGACGACCAGCGCGAGGAGTGGCTCAGGCCGCTCGTCGAGGGCCGGAAGACGGCCTGCATCGGCATCACCGAGCCGGGTGCCGGCTCTGACGTGACGGCCATCTCGACGACCGCCGAGCGCGACGGCGACGGCTGGGTGCTCAACGGCGACAAGCGCTACATCACCAACGGTCCGTTCGCCGACACGGCGCAGATCCTCGCGAAGGTCGCGGGAGCTGACGGCTCGGCTCACGAGACGATGGGGATGTTCCTCGTCGACACCGACAACCCCGGGTACGAGGTGGGCGAACCGAACCTGAACATCATGATGGACGGCATCACCTCCGACGTCCACCTGCGCGATTGCCGGGTCGACGGCGACCAGTTGGTCGGGGACGTGGGCGACGGCCTCCCGCTGGCGCTGTCATGGGTGAACTGGCGACGCGCCGGCCGGGCCGGGATGTGCGCCGGGATGGGCCGGTACCTCCTCGACAGGATGCTCACCTACGCGAAAGATCGCGAGACGTTCGGCGAGCCCATCGGGAGCAATCAGGCCGTGCAGTGGCCCATCGTCGAGACGGCCACGGAGATCCACGCTCTCCGCGAGTTCGGGACGGCACTGCTGGGCGCCTACGACGCGGAGGCGAACCTCCACGACCTCCAGCAGTCGGCGACCGCCCGTCGGAAGCTCTCGATGCTGAAGTATTACCCCGAGGACCGCCTGTTCGACTGGGCCGACCGCGCGATACAGGTGCTGGGCGGCTACGGCCTCATGCGCGCCGGCGGCGTCGAGCGCGTCTTCCGGGTGGCCCGCAACCTCCGGATCCCCGCAGGGACGACGGAGGTACAGAAACGAACCATCGCGAAGACGCTCGGGCTGGAGTGA
- a CDS encoding 3-oxoacyl-ACP synthase — protein sequence MADSRPVGLTGLGTYVPDEVLTGEEIAGISGIPDEVVVEKMGMREKRVCPPDDDHVTDMCLAAGREALSDAGLDAGDLDLILYHGSEYKDHVVWSAAADVAERLGADDAYAHESYALCAGAPIAIRHTAAQLRVGDVDCALLVTASREEDLVDYADEDASFMFNFGSGAAATVLEADPVDDRTRAVVRESAATTDGSFSRDVVMPAGGSARPPSRETVDGGEHTLTVPDPDDMKERLADVSAPSFLSVADDALADSGYDRDDIDFLALTHMKRSFHEYLCAELSVDEREAYYLDDYGHVQSADQALALREGLDRDRVADGDVVLFLAAGTGYTWAATVLEWSER from the coding sequence ACGTGCCCGACGAGGTGTTGACCGGCGAGGAGATCGCCGGGATCAGCGGGATCCCCGACGAGGTCGTCGTCGAGAAGATGGGCATGCGCGAGAAGCGCGTCTGCCCCCCGGACGACGACCACGTCACGGACATGTGTCTCGCGGCGGGGCGGGAGGCGCTGTCGGACGCCGGCCTCGACGCCGGCGACCTCGATCTGATCTTGTACCACGGCAGCGAGTACAAGGACCACGTCGTCTGGTCTGCCGCCGCCGACGTGGCAGAACGCCTCGGCGCGGACGACGCCTACGCACACGAGTCGTACGCGCTGTGTGCGGGCGCGCCTATCGCGATTCGCCACACCGCGGCTCAGCTCCGCGTCGGCGACGTGGATTGCGCGCTGCTCGTCACGGCGAGTCGCGAGGAGGACCTCGTCGACTACGCCGACGAGGACGCGAGCTTCATGTTCAACTTCGGCTCGGGCGCCGCCGCAACAGTGCTGGAGGCCGACCCCGTCGACGACCGCACCCGCGCCGTCGTCCGCGAGTCGGCGGCGACGACCGACGGCAGCTTCTCCCGCGACGTGGTGATGCCCGCGGGCGGGTCGGCGAGGCCGCCGAGCCGCGAGACGGTCGACGGGGGCGAACACACGCTGACGGTTCCCGATCCGGACGACATGAAGGAACGACTGGCGGACGTGTCGGCGCCGTCGTTCCTGTCGGTCGCCGACGACGCGCTCGCCGACTCCGGGTACGATCGCGACGACATCGACTTCCTGGCGCTGACTCACATGAAGCGGTCGTTCCACGAGTATCTCTGCGCCGAGCTCAGCGTCGACGAGCGGGAGGCCTACTACCTCGACGACTACGGTCACGTCCAGAGCGCCGACCAAGCGCTCGCGCTTCGCGAGGGGCTCGACCGCGACCGCGTCGCCGACGGCGACGTGGTGCTGTTCCTCGCGGCCGGCACCGGCTACACCTGGGCGGCGACCGTGCTGGAGTGGTCCGAGCGCTGA